The Thalassospira sp. ER-Se-21-Dark genome includes a region encoding these proteins:
- a CDS encoding c-type cytochrome: MRRFMIALLGGLMSAGGMSDVAAQDASTPDADALQDGRKVAGMCRTCHGLDGLARIPIAPHIGGEPVDYLITQLNAFKTGEREHEMMTVVASGLSDDQISTVALWFSHFEVSGTLPTNTSEDDAPELCVGCHSANGISTLEDAPNLAGETNIYIETQLKAFRTGKRVHDVMTPIAKDLTDAQMQAAADWYSNIAIEISEPPGK, translated from the coding sequence ATGCGCAGATTTATGATCGCACTCCTCGGCGGGCTTATGTCCGCCGGGGGCATGTCCGATGTGGCGGCCCAAGATGCGTCCACGCCAGATGCCGACGCCCTTCAGGACGGGCGCAAAGTTGCCGGAATGTGTCGCACCTGTCACGGGCTTGATGGGCTGGCACGCATTCCGATCGCGCCGCATATCGGGGGCGAGCCGGTCGATTATCTGATCACCCAGCTAAACGCCTTCAAGACGGGCGAACGTGAACATGAAATGATGACCGTGGTGGCAAGCGGCCTGTCTGATGATCAGATAAGCACGGTTGCGCTTTGGTTCAGCCATTTCGAGGTATCAGGCACCCTGCCCACCAACACATCCGAGGATGATGCACCCGAGCTTTGCGTGGGCTGTCACAGTGCGAATGGCATTTCGACACTGGAAGACGCCCCCAATCTGGCGGGCGAGACCAACATTTATATCGAAACGCAACTCAAGGCGTTTCGCACCGGCAAGCGGGTTCATGACGTGATGACACCGATTGCCAAGGACCTGACGGATGCGCAAATGCAGGCCGCGGCAGACTGGTACAGCAATATCGCGATTGAAATTTCCGAGCCGCCCGGCAAGTAA
- a CDS encoding transporter substrate-binding domain-containing protein: MLRRCGNANNEKDCKGFLRPFEMAVFCCCVTAILLLTSSLANAHDLASPQAEAGQANVDQQDGFLILQTNLHPPYQELQNGILSGYSVSILNCVFDRLDIGYGLAIAPRQRNREMVRTGKADGFFLARISDAMDEYAVASNPLALEKWVWVSPAIKSDDPRASRRPKPGDFSTVGAILGSNEAEWLLEQGYTDVMRVPSIASLVGQVAAGRVEYALVDKHSFEIARKELKLNADKFRVQFERYVPLVVYFSKHYVATFPRLLDELNAVLEFCETRPMRLETWEREAIENVQLPDIRQFASSLELWGHVFNQLDGTEIQGSDQKRLTDEEWITLSREGAASAIATEILGNDLSKYLRTFQASIGEQVAEAFVFDTHGQIIGMSHLTSDFDQSDEAQFQMIDSLNREKALITDIWYDASTRAFLSHITVPIIDPDSGQTLAALTVGLNVSAALRPES; the protein is encoded by the coding sequence ATGTTGCGCCGGTGTGGAAACGCCAATAACGAGAAAGATTGCAAAGGCTTCTTGCGCCCGTTTGAAATGGCGGTGTTCTGTTGTTGTGTGACTGCCATACTGCTTCTGACGTCATCCTTGGCGAACGCGCATGATCTTGCATCGCCACAGGCAGAAGCCGGACAAGCCAATGTTGATCAACAGGATGGCTTCCTGATCTTGCAGACTAACCTGCACCCCCCCTATCAGGAACTTCAAAACGGCATACTCAGCGGATATTCGGTCTCAATCCTGAACTGTGTGTTTGATCGGCTTGATATTGGTTATGGGCTGGCGATTGCCCCCCGCCAACGCAACCGCGAAATGGTGCGCACCGGCAAGGCCGACGGCTTCTTTTTGGCTCGCATCAGCGACGCGATGGACGAATATGCCGTGGCGTCAAATCCGTTGGCGCTTGAAAAATGGGTTTGGGTATCACCCGCGATCAAATCGGATGATCCCCGTGCCAGTCGGCGGCCAAAGCCGGGTGATTTTTCTACAGTGGGGGCGATACTGGGATCGAACGAGGCCGAATGGCTGCTCGAACAGGGTTACACGGATGTCATGCGGGTACCTTCGATCGCGTCACTGGTCGGGCAAGTCGCTGCAGGTCGGGTCGAATATGCCCTCGTGGATAAGCACAGTTTTGAAATCGCCCGCAAGGAACTGAAACTGAATGCCGATAAGTTCCGGGTACAATTCGAACGCTATGTGCCACTGGTTGTGTATTTTTCCAAACATTACGTTGCGACTTTCCCGCGGCTGCTTGATGAGCTCAATGCCGTTTTGGAATTTTGTGAAACCCGCCCGATGCGTCTGGAAACCTGGGAACGCGAAGCAATCGAAAATGTTCAACTGCCCGATATTCGCCAGTTTGCAAGTTCCCTGGAACTTTGGGGCCATGTTTTTAACCAGTTGGATGGGACAGAAATACAGGGCTCTGATCAGAAACGTCTGACCGATGAAGAATGGATAACGCTATCGCGCGAAGGTGCCGCCAGTGCAATCGCGACGGAAATCCTTGGCAATGATTTATCAAAATATCTTCGTACGTTTCAGGCCAGTATTGGCGAACAAGTGGCAGAAGCATTCGTGTTTGATACCCATGGTCAGATCATCGGCATGAGCCACCTGACGTCTGATTTTGATCAGAGTGACGAAGCCCAGTTTCAGATGATCGATAGCCTTAATCGTGAAAAGGCATTGATTACCGATATTTGGTATGATGCCTCGACCCGTGCGTTCCTGTCGCACATTACGGTGCCGATCATTGACCCGGATAGTGGTCAGACACTTGCCGCCCTTACGGTGGGCCTAAACGTTTCCGCGGCATTGCGTCCGGAAAGCTGA
- a CDS encoding DUF2889 domain-containing protein, with translation MPLSRPAEREHIHTRTVTCQGFRRKDGLWDIEGHITDVKTYGFSNHDRGEIPAGEPVHGMWIRVTIGDDLVIREVEAVTDYAPFSACDAIAPNYEKLVGLKLGPGLRKQIRDRVGGVHGCTHLNELMGPVATTAFQTVFPILAKESLQARDENDDKPPRRNPLINTCHGWRSDGPAVKRISPELYTGDD, from the coding sequence ATGCCACTGTCCCGCCCCGCAGAACGCGAACACATCCATACCCGCACGGTGACCTGTCAGGGGTTCCGGCGCAAAGACGGCCTTTGGGATATCGAAGGCCACATCACCGATGTCAAAACCTATGGTTTTTCCAACCATGATCGTGGTGAAATCCCCGCTGGCGAGCCGGTCCACGGGATGTGGATACGCGTTACCATTGGCGATGATCTTGTGATCCGCGAGGTCGAGGCCGTAACCGATTATGCCCCGTTTTCGGCCTGCGATGCGATTGCCCCGAATTACGAAAAGCTGGTCGGTTTGAAGCTTGGCCCGGGCCTTCGCAAACAGATCCGCGACCGTGTGGGGGGCGTTCATGGCTGTACGCATCTGAATGAATTGATGGGCCCGGTTGCCACCACCGCGTTTCAGACAGTCTTCCCCATCCTTGCAAAGGAATCCCTGCAGGCGCGCGATGAAAACGATGACAAACCGCCACGACGCAATCCCTTGATCAATACCTGCCATGGCTGGCGCAGTGACGGGCCCGCCGTCAAACGGATATCTCCGGAACTCTACACCGGTGACGATTAA
- a CDS encoding CBS domain-containing protein: MDTKIVPGVVQEQSIATLNPADSVMDAVTMMAERKIGAVIIVDNNARLAGIFTERDLVNRVVAKGLDAASVPLSKVMTADPDTLGPNDSAMSALDLMSARRYRHLPVVDGDKVVGMVSIRDLFNVVKRQLEEDVREREKFIFGSDYGVA; the protein is encoded by the coding sequence ATGGATACGAAAATTGTACCGGGTGTGGTCCAGGAACAATCCATCGCGACACTCAACCCCGCCGATTCCGTGATGGATGCCGTCACCATGATGGCCGAGCGTAAGATTGGCGCTGTCATCATCGTTGATAACAACGCCAGACTGGCTGGAATTTTTACCGAGCGTGACCTTGTCAACCGTGTGGTGGCAAAGGGGCTGGATGCGGCATCTGTGCCGCTATCCAAAGTCATGACCGCTGATCCCGATACGCTTGGCCCGAACGATTCCGCCATGAGTGCGCTTGACCTGATGAGTGCACGGCGATACCGCCACCTGCCGGTTGTCGATGGCGACAAGGTTGTTGGCATGGTGTCGATCCGTGACTTGTTTAACGTGGTCAAACGTCAACTCGAAGAAGATGTTCGGGAACGCGAAAAGTTCATCTTCGGCTCAGACTACGGCGTGGCCTGA
- a CDS encoding HlyC/CorC family transporter — protein sequence MTITIVVIFLLLMLSAFFSGSETALTAASRPVMHHKEQDGDIRAAIVNRLRRYQERLLGAILLGNNMVNILASALATSVMIELFGENGVVYATAVMTALVLIFSEILPKTYALQHADTMALRVARPMSILVVLFAPITQTIQVLVQATLRLFGSGEGPGLDSERELRGAIELHADDVVVGNHHAERTMLHGVLDLEDVGVWEIMVHRRKVQMIDISRPMEEILDTVLASPHTRIPIYEKDPDNIVGVLHAREVLKAIVRGAKPASAEDVRELSSEPWFIPDSTTLADQLKAFKERHEHFAIVVDEYGAFEGVVSLEDILEEIVGDIADETDVEVVGVQPQADGSVIVRGDVTIRDLNRRFGWRLPDEEAATVAGLLLYETRRIPDVGQQFRFHGFEFEVLRRIRNQITRVRLRAVTDPAGEEQE from the coding sequence ATGACGATCACGATTGTCGTGATTTTTTTGCTGCTGATGCTTTCGGCATTCTTTTCTGGCTCGGAAACCGCGCTGACGGCGGCGTCGCGTCCGGTCATGCATCACAAGGAACAGGATGGTGACATTCGGGCCGCGATCGTCAACAGGTTGCGCCGGTATCAGGAACGGTTGCTGGGCGCGATCCTGCTTGGCAACAACATGGTCAATATTCTGGCCTCTGCCCTTGCAACATCGGTGATGATCGAACTGTTTGGTGAAAACGGTGTCGTGTATGCAACGGCCGTGATGACCGCACTTGTTCTGATTTTCTCGGAAATTCTGCCAAAGACCTACGCGCTTCAGCATGCCGATACCATGGCGTTGCGGGTCGCGCGCCCGATGAGCATCCTTGTCGTGCTGTTCGCGCCGATCACCCAGACCATTCAGGTCCTGGTGCAGGCCACCCTGCGCCTGTTTGGCAGTGGCGAGGGCCCTGGGCTTGATAGCGAACGCGAATTGCGTGGTGCCATCGAACTGCATGCCGATGACGTGGTCGTCGGTAACCATCATGCCGAACGCACGATGTTGCACGGGGTGCTTGATCTTGAAGATGTCGGCGTTTGGGAAATTATGGTGCACCGTCGCAAGGTGCAGATGATCGATATATCCCGCCCGATGGAAGAGATCCTCGATACGGTTCTGGCTAGTCCGCACACCCGTATTCCGATCTACGAAAAGGACCCGGACAATATTGTCGGCGTTCTGCATGCGCGTGAAGTTCTCAAGGCGATTGTACGAGGGGCCAAGCCCGCCAGCGCCGAGGATGTCCGCGAACTGAGTTCCGAACCCTGGTTTATCCCAGATTCAACAACCCTTGCCGATCAGCTCAAGGCATTCAAGGAACGCCACGAACATTTTGCCATCGTCGTTGACGAATATGGTGCGTTCGAAGGTGTTGTGTCGCTGGAAGACATTCTGGAAGAAATTGTTGGCGATATTGCCGATGAAACCGACGTCGAAGTGGTTGGTGTACAGCCGCAGGCCGACGGGTCGGTCATTGTGCGTGGCGATGTTACCATTCGCGACCTGAACCGTCGTTTCGGCTGGCGTCTGCCAGATGAAGAGGCCGCAACCGTGGCCGGTCTTTTGCTGTATGAAACCCGCCGTATTCCCGATGTCGGGCAACAATTCCGCTTCCATGGTTTTGAGTTTGAAGTGCTGCGGCGTATTCGCAACCAGATCACCCGGGTGCGTCTGCGCGCGGTGACCGACCCGGCTGGGGAAGAACAGGAATAA
- the aroB gene encoding 3-dehydroquinate synthase, with translation MLVGSNLLADTAKYIAPFVKKAGVVVISDAALSDNHLPTVLASLDGAGIPHREVVVPSGEKSKSFAMFENVVEQILAMGIERSTLIIALGGGVVGDLAGFVAASLLRGLDFVQIPTTLLSQVDSSVGGKTGINSKSGKNLIGAFHQPRLVLADTSVLDTLPARELRSGYAEVAKYGLIDDPEFFAWLEENGQAVLDKDGSERRQAVIKSCAAKARIVSEDEREGGKRALLNLGHTFGHALEAETGYGEKLLHGEAVAMGMVIAHDVCGAMGMAPAGEKDRIVAHLKSVGLPVMASEVTGMHWDIDKVISHMSRDKKVRDGEITFVMTRGIGKAFTSKAMDVEKMRAAITRSCRG, from the coding sequence ATCCTTGTTGGCAGCAACCTTTTGGCCGATACCGCCAAATATATTGCCCCGTTCGTCAAGAAGGCCGGTGTGGTCGTGATCAGCGATGCGGCACTGTCGGACAATCATTTGCCTACCGTGCTGGCATCGCTTGACGGGGCGGGTATTCCCCACCGCGAAGTCGTCGTGCCGTCTGGTGAAAAGTCCAAAAGCTTTGCCATGTTCGAAAACGTCGTCGAACAGATTTTGGCGATGGGGATCGAACGCTCCACCCTGATTATTGCCCTGGGTGGCGGGGTTGTTGGCGATCTTGCCGGGTTTGTTGCGGCATCTTTGTTGCGTGGCCTTGATTTCGTTCAGATCCCGACCACTTTGCTGTCGCAAGTCGATAGCTCCGTTGGCGGCAAGACCGGGATCAATTCCAAGTCGGGCAAGAACCTGATCGGTGCGTTTCACCAACCGCGTCTGGTCCTGGCCGATACATCCGTTCTTGATACCTTGCCGGCACGTGAATTGCGGTCGGGTTATGCCGAGGTTGCCAAATACGGCCTGATCGATGATCCGGAATTCTTTGCCTGGCTTGAAGAAAACGGGCAGGCGGTTCTTGATAAAGACGGATCTGAACGCCGTCAGGCCGTGATCAAAAGCTGTGCCGCCAAGGCCCGCATCGTGTCCGAAGATGAACGCGAAGGCGGCAAACGCGCGCTTTTGAACCTTGGTCACACCTTTGGCCACGCGCTGGAAGCCGAAACCGGATATGGCGAAAAGCTTTTGCATGGCGAAGCCGTTGCCATGGGTATGGTCATTGCCCATGACGTTTGTGGTGCCATGGGTATGGCGCCTGCCGGCGAGAAAGACCGGATTGTTGCCCATTTGAAATCGGTTGGTCTTCCGGTGATGGCGTCTGAGGTCACGGGCATGCATTGGGATATCGACAAGGTGATCAGTCACATGTCGCGCGACAAAAAAGTCCGCGACGGCGAGATCACCTTTGTCATGACCCGCGGGATCGGCAAGGCGTTTACATCCAAGGCAATGGATGTTGAAAAAATGCGTGCCGCGATCACCCGATCCTGCCGCGGTTGA
- a CDS encoding shikimate kinase has product MDSNIAESGLHEDVIAKIRDGLKGRTLVFIGLMGAGKSCIGRMVAKELKLDFVDADREIEEAAGCSIADIFKLYGEEAFRDGEERVIARLLDGEQIVLATGGGAFIRERTRQLILEKSVSVWLRADLDLLMHRTSGRTHRPLLNNGDPRQILADLIETRYPVYAGADIIFDCDESSKEATRDAVLELLANSFDDSGHLIKTGT; this is encoded by the coding sequence ATGGACAGCAACATTGCCGAGTCGGGTTTGCACGAAGACGTGATCGCCAAAATTCGGGACGGCCTGAAAGGCCGGACATTGGTGTTCATTGGACTGATGGGTGCAGGAAAAAGCTGCATCGGCCGGATGGTCGCCAAGGAACTCAAACTGGATTTTGTCGATGCCGACCGCGAAATTGAAGAAGCCGCTGGCTGCTCGATCGCCGATATCTTCAAGCTGTATGGCGAAGAGGCGTTTCGCGACGGCGAGGAACGTGTAATTGCCCGTTTGCTTGATGGCGAACAGATCGTGTTGGCCACAGGCGGTGGTGCGTTCATTCGCGAACGTACCCGACAATTAATTCTCGAAAAATCCGTATCGGTCTGGCTTCGTGCCGACCTTGATCTGCTGATGCACCGCACCAGCGGGCGGACCCATCGTCCGCTGCTTAATAACGGTGATCCCAGACAAATACTCGCGGATCTGATCGAGACGCGTTACCCGGTCTATGCCGGGGCAGACATTATTTTCGACTGTGATGAATCCTCAAAGGAAGCCACCCGCGATGCGGTTCTTGAACTGCTTGCGAATTCCTTTGATGACAGCGGTCATTTGATCAAGACAGGAACCTGA
- a CDS encoding antifreeze glycopeptide: MTLRSRLLMQTCVLAMMTGTGLGSAPASAQNSAPVPLFLKQEAEQDAERQVAPSPTNPGTTSAPRSGGFGNTSSGTSETDAFPSDPNAVQSLSLGAVDAEAVGTIDQSRGGLGTDMWNGTTRRSAAKLISELPATPATHAARDLQKRMLLSAAALPQGSADISLLEARVAKLIEMGALDDAIELVRAAPQGSRGSMLAQAEVNALLIGSNIDAACDAIEGYSASYEELFWLKAAAMCAFYANDPTSAAFTVDLVREMGGEGDATFFGLVSAIRSGSTADADLLNDLRPIDLALLAIAKQSIPTSQLETDNPAAIIGITTADATATDVRLEAARKAENLGLISPEKLADVYQSVNFEPAALESVLDDASEGIQARQYAKLYQAAAQSDVAAARAEILAALFEAADFEGDFMQAARLAAPLMTDIPVNGDFSWFAVPALRASIAANNFERAENWLQVAKSSANASNDISSRLSLLYPVLAISGLEETGAVRPTAMASDGSSSQSFGSDPQSGPTQNFGLGGAVVPGAPTSSGGMASATVMPNSASAEDVQSASDRAAALARHRARMVEWQEMQAARGDQAAARRYTELIFNLFEGFGIEVPNTLWDSILIAPYAEERMTTNSAVSHQLNAAAAARQKAKTAALAIQAQQVAAVDNADPKVLSDTVTSLLIIGQENDARRLATELLMSFNQ, encoded by the coding sequence ATGACATTGCGTTCCCGCCTGTTAATGCAGACCTGTGTACTGGCCATGATGACGGGAACGGGACTTGGTTCCGCCCCTGCAAGCGCGCAAAACTCGGCCCCCGTGCCGTTGTTTTTAAAACAGGAAGCAGAACAGGACGCGGAACGCCAGGTTGCCCCAAGCCCGACAAATCCGGGGACCACATCGGCCCCGCGATCAGGTGGCTTTGGCAATACGTCATCTGGCACCAGCGAGACTGATGCATTCCCGTCGGATCCGAACGCGGTGCAATCGCTGTCGCTTGGTGCAGTCGACGCCGAGGCCGTCGGGACCATTGATCAATCGCGCGGTGGCCTTGGCACTGACATGTGGAACGGCACCACCCGCCGGTCTGCGGCAAAACTGATTTCAGAATTGCCTGCGACCCCGGCGACCCATGCTGCGCGTGACTTGCAAAAACGCATGCTCCTGTCCGCAGCCGCCCTGCCACAGGGGTCGGCCGATATCAGCCTGCTTGAAGCACGTGTTGCCAAACTGATCGAGATGGGCGCGCTTGATGATGCCATCGAACTTGTCCGCGCCGCGCCGCAAGGATCGCGCGGCTCCATGCTGGCGCAGGCAGAGGTTAATGCCCTTCTGATTGGTTCAAACATCGATGCGGCATGTGACGCGATTGAAGGTTACAGCGCAAGTTACGAGGAACTTTTCTGGCTTAAGGCGGCGGCGATGTGCGCGTTTTATGCCAATGACCCGACTTCGGCGGCCTTCACCGTCGACCTTGTACGTGAAATGGGTGGCGAAGGTGATGCCACCTTCTTTGGTCTGGTTTCCGCAATCCGCAGTGGCAGTACTGCCGATGCCGACTTGCTAAATGATTTGCGTCCGATCGATCTGGCACTTCTGGCAATTGCCAAACAATCGATCCCGACGAGCCAGCTTGAAACCGACAATCCAGCCGCCATCATTGGCATTACCACTGCCGATGCGACTGCGACCGATGTTCGCCTAGAAGCCGCCCGCAAGGCTGAAAATCTTGGCTTGATCAGCCCGGAAAAGCTGGCTGATGTGTATCAGTCGGTGAATTTCGAACCGGCGGCATTGGAAAGCGTTCTTGATGATGCCAGCGAAGGCATTCAGGCGCGCCAATATGCCAAGCTTTATCAGGCCGCAGCACAAAGTGATGTTGCCGCCGCACGGGCTGAAATTCTGGCCGCCCTGTTTGAAGCCGCGGATTTTGAAGGCGATTTCATGCAGGCCGCAAGGCTGGCAGCGCCCCTGATGACCGACATTCCGGTGAATGGCGACTTTTCGTGGTTTGCTGTTCCCGCCCTTCGGGCATCAATTGCCGCAAACAATTTCGAGCGGGCTGAAAACTGGCTTCAGGTTGCCAAATCATCGGCCAATGCATCGAATGACATTTCATCTCGCCTGAGCCTGCTTTATCCGGTTCTGGCGATTTCCGGCCTTGAAGAAACAGGTGCCGTTCGACCAACCGCGATGGCATCGGATGGAAGCTCTTCGCAGAGTTTTGGGTCTGATCCGCAATCCGGCCCGACGCAAAACTTTGGTCTTGGCGGCGCCGTCGTGCCGGGCGCACCGACATCAAGTGGCGGCATGGCGTCGGCAACTGTCATGCCCAACTCGGCCTCGGCCGAGGATGTGCAAAGTGCATCTGATCGCGCAGCAGCCCTTGCCCGTCATCGTGCCCGCATGGTCGAATGGCAGGAAATGCAGGCTGCGCGCGGTGATCAGGCCGCTGCACGACGTTATACCGAACTGATCTTCAACCTGTTTGAAGGTTTCGGCATCGAAGTCCCCAATACGTTGTGGGACAGCATTCTGATTGCCCCCTATGCCGAAGAACGCATGACAACCAACAGTGCGGTTTCGCATCAACTCAACGCAGCTGCGGCTGCGCGGCAAAAGGCGAAAACCGCGGCCTTGGCCATTCAGGCCCAACAGGTCGCAGCCGTTGATAATGCCGACCCCAAGGTCCTGAGCGATACTGTGACATCGCTTCTGATCATCGGGCAGGAAAATGACGCACGGCGTCTGGCGACAGAACTGCTGATGTCGTTTAATCAGTAG
- the xerD gene encoding site-specific tyrosine recombinase XerD, producing MAKALTSSLISAFLEMMAAERGASVHTLDAYRRDLEDYASSLTAGKADPVSASDADVRRYMAELGSAGLAPRTQARRLSALRQFHKFLYSDGYRNDDPSSNIDSPQQGQTLPKFLSIEEIDRLIIAATNHPGIKGKRLLAMVELMYATGMRVSELVELPFAAAARDPQMLIVRGKGSKERLVPLSDPARDALRDYLEVRDAFIPSDKSNGHADRPGQSSYLFPSRGKTGHLTRQMFLKMIKDLAIEAGVPPSKVSPHVLRHSFASHLLANGADLRSLQKMLGHSDISTTQIYTHVLESRLRGLVQEHHPLATRAIG from the coding sequence ATGGCCAAGGCACTGACAAGCTCGTTGATATCGGCCTTTCTGGAAATGATGGCCGCAGAACGCGGGGCCAGTGTGCATACGCTTGATGCCTATCGGCGTGATCTTGAAGATTATGCGTCATCGCTGACTGCGGGCAAAGCCGATCCGGTATCGGCAAGCGATGCGGATGTCAGGCGCTATATGGCCGAACTGGGGTCTGCCGGGCTCGCCCCGCGGACACAGGCACGGCGCCTGTCGGCCTTGCGGCAGTTTCACAAGTTCCTCTATTCCGACGGGTATCGCAATGATGACCCGTCGTCGAATATCGACAGCCCGCAACAGGGGCAGACCCTGCCCAAATTCCTGTCGATTGAGGAAATTGATCGCCTGATCATCGCCGCCACCAATCATCCGGGTATCAAGGGCAAGCGCTTACTTGCGATGGTGGAGCTGATGTATGCCACCGGCATGCGCGTTTCCGAACTGGTCGAGCTCCCCTTTGCAGCAGCCGCGCGTGATCCGCAGATGCTGATTGTGCGGGGCAAGGGCAGCAAGGAACGGCTGGTGCCGCTTTCCGATCCGGCCCGTGATGCGCTGCGTGATTATCTTGAAGTGCGTGATGCCTTCATTCCATCAGACAAATCAAACGGCCATGCCGACCGCCCTGGGCAATCCTCATACCTTTTCCCGTCACGGGGGAAAACCGGGCATTTGACCCGTCAGATGTTTCTGAAAATGATCAAGGATCTGGCGATTGAGGCCGGTGTCCCGCCATCAAAGGTATCGCCGCACGTCTTGCGCCATTCCTTTGCCAGTCACCTTCTGGCCAATGGGGCTGATTTGCGCAGCCTGCAAAAGATGCTGGGCCATTCAGATATCTCGACCACCCAGATTTATACCCATGTTCTCGAGTCACGGCTGCGCGGACTGGTTCAGGAACATCATCCGCTGGCCACACGGGCAATTGGTTAG
- a CDS encoding EAL domain-containing protein → MTQPVMLRNWQQVVEKVDFAFQPIVSPHTGHVFGYEALLRRWEEAGFTSIQALFDTAWDTGNLHSVDMMLRAKAIEKFARFPGAKRLKLFYNFDNRVVKTEDYQPGQTAALLSDAGLERDTIFLEISERHDISNAGYLKDILVRYRSQGFKIAIDDYGSGFAQLRALYECEPDIIKIDRFFIDGIDRDRRKELFVTQITAFAHMIAAQVVAEGVETREEFLCCRRLGCDLVQGFFIARPSLDIPEQTDIVSSAADIAADSRRQSDRDDDVVRSYLLETPALPIDINPVDILSYFQQNPDISLVPVVDHDGKPLGIVRDSEFKAFIYTPFGRELLQNPANRANIKRFLRRCPVADIHTSLSELLETFVATEALDGVILTENDQYLGVLDQSALLRAVNERNTLNARDENPLTRLPGNSAIYRYAARALAEPRRRRFAVYFDFDNFKPFNDQYGFRQGDRAILLFKDILGKVLSQNDWFVGHIGGDDFFAYVQSIDFEDAVAAVQRVQAMFDAQIKSFYDPETRESGYLTGKGRDGKPARFDLMSVSAALIRIPAERTDITLDHISVEAAKLKALAKTSPRRFAAGIYDPDSNNASEPKLL, encoded by the coding sequence ATGACCCAACCGGTCATGCTCCGTAACTGGCAGCAGGTCGTCGAAAAAGTCGACTTCGCCTTCCAGCCCATTGTTAGTCCGCACACCGGTCATGTTTTCGGCTATGAGGCGCTTTTGCGGCGCTGGGAAGAAGCCGGATTTACATCTATTCAGGCGCTGTTTGATACCGCATGGGATACTGGCAACCTGCACAGTGTCGATATGATGCTGCGCGCCAAGGCGATTGAGAAATTCGCGCGCTTTCCCGGCGCCAAGCGGCTCAAGCTTTTTTACAATTTCGACAATCGCGTCGTTAAGACCGAGGATTACCAACCCGGTCAAACTGCCGCCCTGCTGAGCGATGCCGGACTTGAACGCGATACCATCTTCCTTGAGATTTCCGAACGCCACGACATCAGCAATGCCGGGTACCTCAAAGACATTCTGGTGCGCTACCGCAGTCAGGGCTTCAAGATTGCCATTGATGATTACGGCAGCGGCTTTGCCCAATTGCGTGCGCTTTACGAATGCGAACCTGACATCATCAAGATCGACCGGTTCTTTATTGATGGCATCGACCGTGACCGCCGCAAGGAACTGTTTGTTACGCAAATTACGGCGTTCGCCCACATGATCGCAGCACAGGTGGTTGCCGAAGGTGTCGAAACCCGTGAGGAGTTCCTGTGCTGTCGGCGTTTGGGCTGTGATCTGGTGCAGGGTTTCTTTATCGCGCGACCGTCACTCGATATTCCCGAACAGACCGATATTGTGTCGTCAGCCGCCGACATTGCCGCAGATTCGCGCCGCCAGTCAGATCGCGATGATGATGTTGTCAGGTCCTACCTGCTGGAAACACCGGCCCTGCCGATTGATATCAATCCGGTCGATATCCTGAGCTACTTCCAGCAAAATCCGGATATCTCGCTGGTGCCGGTCGTCGACCATGATGGCAAGCCATTGGGCATTGTCCGGGATTCAGAATTCAAGGCGTTTATCTACACGCCTTTCGGCCGTGAATTGCTGCAAAACCCTGCCAACCGCGCGAATATCAAACGCTTTTTGCGCCGTTGTCCGGTTGCTGATATCCACACCAGCCTGTCGGAGCTTCTTGAAACCTTTGTCGCGACCGAGGCGCTGGACGGGGTGATATTGACGGAAAATGACCAGTATCTGGGGGTTCTGGATCAAAGTGCGCTTTTGCGCGCGGTCAATGAACGCAATACGCTAAATGCACGCGATGAAAACCCGCTGACCCGTCTGCCGGGCAATAGTGCGATTTACCGTTATGCCGCGCGCGCCCTGGCCGAGCCGCGCCGACGACGTTTTGCCGTCTATTTCGATTTCGACAATTTCAAACCGTTCAATGACCAGTACGGGTTCCGCCAGGGTGACCGCGCGATCCTGCTTTTCAAGGATATCCTGGGCAAGGTCCTGAGCCAGAATGACTGGTTTGTTGGCCATATCGGCGGTGATGATTTCTTTGCCTATGTGCAATCGATTGATTTTGAGGATGCGGTCGCGGCTGTCCAACGGGTTCAGGCCATGTTTGATGCCCAGATCAAAAGCTTCTATGACCCGGAAACGCGTGAAAGTGGATACCTCACGGGCAAGGGACGCGATGGGAAACCCGCACGGTTTGATCTGATGAGTGTCAGCGCCGCGCTGATCCGGATTCCGGCAGAACGCACCGACATCACCCTTGATCATATTTCGGTCGAAGCGGCAAAACTCAAGGCGCTAGCAAAGACCAGTCCACGCCGATTCGCAGCAGGTATTTATGATCCGGACAGCAACAACGCCAGCGAACCAAAACTTCTTTGA